TGGTAGTTCTATCATACACGGGAAGTTTTAATAAGGTATAAAAGTTACAAGAAAAGgagtatatacatttaaaaaaaaaaaagtaaccttatataacagaaaaaagtaacaataatattaacacgtacatatatatatatatatataactgttattcactacattaaataaacgtagctatgtaatatatatatatataatatacatatatatataatatattatgtgtatttttgcatcataatttaatttaatcgcaatatatatttataagttatacgttttaattatttacataaatattatataaatattgcaacacaaaaaatatgatgttattgtaattataaaagttGACACTACATTTTTGCACGAAGCTAATTCAAGCATTTCATGAAATATTACAATTACagttttttttcatttatttattaatatattcgtTTATAGGTATATTcgtttattttctttttttttttttcacgaTACAATATTTCCAAAATTACTACAACTTATTTTTCGTTGCATATAACAGCTTTCACAAAATAATTGCTACTgttgtgtgtgtgtgtgttaattttttttttttttttttaagctttttcaaaaatatacagatagtaaaaatgtacaaatgatatatatgcttataataTACTATATGATATTatgccatatatatatatatatatatatatatatatatatacatattttgcataaatgtatataaaaaatatatatgcgtttTAGTATCTCCCCTGCTTCAATACAAGGaggtataatatattttatacatataccaCACGTAACTATACGAGtgtaaagataaaaataaaaagtacaaaataaaaagaagtatACAAATAGAAgttaacaaatataaaaaaaaaaaaaaaaaatcaacaatatatatatatttatgcattattttttcttccttttttcctttttacttACTAAAAGCATAAGAAAAGGTTTTAAAACGgcaaataatgataaatacatttatattgttgtattaaaaacatatatatatatatatatatatatatatatatatatatatatatatatgtaataaaaaagtacgtaaatatataataaataaatataaatatatatttatatttatttacttactCGAttgttacttttttattttactttaatgtGATTTTAAAgcataaacaaaatttattatgctttttttgttaaatgtaaaaaaaaaaaaaaaaaaaaaaattaaaattaaaattaaaattaaaattaaaattaaaataaaaaataaaaataaaaataaaaacaaaaatataaatagaaaatattgaaaatatttttacccttcaaattttttttgttttatttaaatatatttttattttaatatttaaatttttttttcttttttttttttttaatataaatattttaatgcagtactattataaaagtacaaaatatatataattatacatgtacattatataattactcgtattattatatatttatacgaTACCCATATATGTAGTATAAATGAACACGACTATTATAagcaatgaaaaaaacatgTTAGCTCAAAATGagttaaaaggaaaaaaggaagcataaaggtaaaataaaataaatagtatgTAAAGCTTTGATTAGCAAAAACAGGTTTTTTTGAGGTAAAAAATTGCAgttttttgttctttaaacggcataatttatattatatatattatatatatatatatataatatgtatataaataatatataaatttattttaatatattcaactgttttttatatgtttatgtttagTAAAGTTTATTGCAATTTTTAACTTGATgaattttctgtttttttctttttttaaattttattgtttttttaataaaagttttctgtgaatggaaaaaatgaagtacttattttgtttatatataatataatgtatgtatatatatttatatatgcaaataatataatgtatatgtatatatatatatatttatacgtacaaatataatgtatatatatatttatacgtacaaataatatatataaatttatatatatgagggAAGAAAAGTTAAATATTGTATGGAGGtacaaaaaaagattataaaatgaaattttaaaaaaagaataaaacaagtgttgaaatgaaataaaaattatgaacaaaaaaaaaaaaaaaaaattaaaccattgttcttatattatttatgaataattaactttgttcatatattatttatgaataattaaaaacacAAAATTTATCCATCAACTGTTGTACTGTTATATCAAACCCcccatataataaaatgcagaaaaaaatagtatagtaataaatttattatctaTCTTAGCATTATTGGCTATAATTCACAGCGAAAAATGAAGCgtataaataagaaaaaaaatttatttgcCAAAAGTGCACTTTGTTTTCCCATTTTattaacttttattttgtttttatttattcgataaatattttaaccaAAAAAATGCGTATACTTAAAACgactttttttatgttttaggttgtaatattttattgaaaaaaaaaaaatttattttttggtaaAAAGCGAACTATATTTATcaatgattatatatatatatatatatatatatatatatatatatatatatatatatatatgtaattatgtgtttttgtacatatatgtgtataaaatgagaaataacatatatgcatatataacattCTTGCTCACAGAAGTACCTTTTAAATTTATGCACCAAGAATGaacatgttcataaaataatcgttttttaaagaactacaaaaaaaaaaaaaaaaaaaaaaaaaaaaaaaaaagctatattttttttttttatgtacatataaggtggtgaataatgaaaaaactaGGTTAGTTCTTGAAAATTTACTTGTACTGCATTttgaaaaacataaaatttttagcaATATAAAGGTAAATTGGTTTATTTGAACCATGTTATACGCAAAATTATATAGTAGAAGGAATAAGTTGATAGCCGTTACAATACAGCAgctgaatatatatatatatatatatatgtattatatatttatgtacacgTATTAATTACACTTATGAGAAACGCAAAAATAAGTGAACGTGTAACGTAATGTAGCGTTAGGGTTGCTGTTAATGATTTATGCTATGATATgacatatgttatattaagcatgcgaaaaaaaaaatgcccCTAAgcgaaaaattttaaatgtaagaATCTTTTGACACGTCGATATGTGATAGTTTTACGCATAgcttatttttacatttcatatataatggaatagttatatataagaatttgTGGTTGTTTAAAAAGTCCCCTATTTGAAggcattttgttttttgaaataaaaagaatacgAGCCTATTTACATAAGTATAATATTCTTGATAaataaaaggagaaaaaattttcacGGCTGCATACCCATTTGCTTCATTAACAAACCCAAGCCATTCTACACAAGAAGAAggatttgttttatttatttcttttttttcattttctccttctaacttaaaaataaaattcttagatttaatttttttatcacgTCCATCATATAAACTTACATCATCAAACCTATTATCATTGCTCCAACTATCTGCATCAGAATCTGTGAACTCCAAAAATATATCTGAGTTATAAGACTTAATTCTTTTAGTCTTTTCCAATATATCTTTATCATTTGGTATACACTTACACAAATTGAAAAGAATTTGATCTAACATATCATCATtggggaaaaaataatttgctctatttattaattcttcACTCTCTgataaaatatgcataagaaataataactcagttgtataaattttatattcgaccaaaaagtataatatattttgcaaGTAACAAGTAAAGAAAATTGGTGTTCCACGTGTGCATAActattgcatatatatatatatatatatatatatatatatatatatatatatatatatatatacatatgtgcataacTTTGTCGCTTGTCGCCTTATTTAACTTTTAAGTTAACGACATGTTTGCTCGTGGAGTTCGCTTAGAATTTAGCGCAGCGTAAGTGCACTATAATTATGTGAATAGCGCAAATGCGCAAATAGGCACTAGTTAACACAAACATTACCCCCTTAAAGGACAATTTcgaaatatttacataaaaatgaaagcCCCTTTTAACACTGAACTGAGTACATccgaaataataataaagggaaaaagcttttttttaaaagcataCATTTTTCATGTAAAAGTAACCataaatattgtaaatatttacacattTATCAGAAAATAGTaggttaaatatatatatatatatatatatatacatatgtatatacgtattacTCTATTCATgcgtctttttttttttttatgtaaattatcACACAAAATTAAGAGcctactttttatatttttcttcaagGAATAAACCAACGATTCTATTTGTTTTTTGCTTCTCTTTTGAATTTTGTTTGCTCTTATGTTACTCTCTTGGTCATAATGTAAACTATCACCTGTTTCCATTTTGTTGTAAAAGAAGTTCTTTACTTCTTAcagtataaatatgtaaataaataaatatatatatatggctCCAAAACGGCTTAGCATTAATTTTGGGAAAATTTGTGtgcaatattttaaataaaaatatgaaaaaaaaataaaaaataaaataaaaaaaaaaaaaaaaaaaaaaataaaaaataatgaaaaaaataatgaaaaaaataatgaaaaaaataatgaaaaaaataatgaaaaaaataatgaaaaaaataataaaattaaataaaataaaaaatagaaaaataaaaaagtaaggACGTGCTGACCTTTTGCAATATATGGAGATCAATACAAGAACAACATATGGGACAGTAagattattttctaaatattgTGCAACCAGacgattttatttttataaaatgaaacttgaattaaatataataatacagaTCTAGCAAGAGTTTTACTGTACCTGCCCACGAATTACAGGTAGAATGACTTAAAATGTCATTtgataaaaaagtaaaaaaaaaaaaaagtaaaaaaaaaaaaagtaaaaaaaaataaaataaaatacaatacaataaaataaaatacaatacaataaaataaaatataaaaacagaaaaattatgaagTATAAACATGTGCATACACATAAGCTTTTTCACGTCATTTCGCACAAAAATGtctcattttattttattatatatatatatgtgtttatatatgtatgtacatgtatacatataatgacTAGTACCCACGTGGCTTTGGAGtataaagtaatatttttttgaaccTATTTTCGTAAAAACTGCTTATCATTTTCAGGGTGCAGTACTATTTTACAAAAGATTGTTAACAtgatacttttatttaagtTAGGAGAGATGTAATAAAATGGACAtgttaaaatgtaaatgtgCGTACTTGTAATACCCGTAAGCTAGGGGCTTTTTGTGTGTACCACTTTAcgtttttattgttattggtTAAGTTGCATgtataaaacttttttcttatttctgCTGTTCACTTGGAAGAAGCACCTTTCCCAGCACCAATAGTCTTCCCAGCACTACCTAATTTTCATCAACATTATATAATGAGTGGACATTAATACTGCATATATTAGTACGATGGAAAGGTGAACAGAGGGGGGGATATTTATTATCTTTCAAATGTATTATGCGTTTGTCCTGTCAAGATGGCATAAAAATGCGTACatttgtgtgtatgtgttGGATGTACATTTGTGTATGCCTTTTAATGTAGACCATATATAAAGGAGGACctagtataaaatattactcatttatttttatgatgtTTGCGTTTGATGGTAATTTACACAAGAGACGCTTACGTAGAATAACGATGAAccatttgaaaataattattcatgGCCTTACAGCGTCCTACTGTATtgtattatgttatatttatttaattatttggTAAATTAGTTAACCGGTTAACATGTTAATTGGTTAATTGGTTAATTGGTTAATTGGTTAATTGGTTAATTGGTTAATTGGTTAATTGGTTAATTGATTAATTGGTTAATTGATTAATTGGTTAATTGGTTAATTGGTTAATTGGTTAAATGGTTAAATGGTTAATTGGTTAATTGGTTAATTGATTAATTGGTTAATTGATTAATTGGTTAATTGGTTAATTGGTTAAATGGTTAATTGGTTAAATGGTTAATgagttaatatatttttttttcttcccgGTGTAGCGCACTTTGTAATGCAAGTTACTTTTGCACCTTAATAGTGAGATATATGTAGCTCTAATTTTTACGTGCACTTTCTCGTTTTTACAAGAGTTTTGTTCTATCAGAGGTCCTACACATATAAGCTCATTTGAACACTAGAATAATcaattatcattttataattttttatctatCATTTTATTAGTGTAATTGTACATTCCTATATTGTTAAGAATAGTTGTGcttattttacttcatttcgttgtattattattcttctCTACTATCACAAAATGGCCAAGGATACGTAATTAAcgatcatttatattttctttttctctaaTCCCTTAactctttttttcatatctctttatttattatctcttaatttattatctctttatttattatctcttaatttattatctctttatttattatctcttaatttattatctctttttttcatatctctttatttattatctctttatttattatctcttaatttattatctctttttttcatatctctttatttattatctcttttttctaaattttattaacaccTCAATtgggaaaaattaaaacaaaaaatttcaatCGACTGGAAcattcgtatatatatatatatactgttcatacgtacataatgaagaggaaaagaattttaattttcctcgtttaaaaaaataaagtgcTTTCACGAGGTATTTACTgcgtacataaaaaataaaaaaaagaaaaaaaagaaaaaaaagaaaaaaaaaaataaacaaccGAGTTCTTCCTTTTCTGAAAGAGATTTAAGaaatttcccttttttcccgttttttttttttttatttttttttcttgcgactattttaaattcatgtgtattattaatacatatttcttcgttgtgcatatttttaagtatacTTAAATTTCGGCATTTTACAGACTCcaaaaaaaagttcatatTCAGCTgccatttattttaaattatgataCTTATGTTCATACTTTTATACGATAGCTCTTTCACTTGAATGATAAGAAAtgcataaaaatgaagaaaaatgttTATGGAACACTGATGGTTTCTCAGTAAGGCATGcataacaatatataaaaatatatatctatatctatatctatatatatatatatatatatatatatatatgtacaatcgCGCGTAAAGGAAGAAATAGtaagaaatttatttattaaaaaatgaatccTCACTGCATATGCTCACAATAGTATATTGCAAAAGACGATTGATTAGCTCGAACAGTTTTTTCCCCCTTAATTTTATCACGCTACCTATATTTGggtgaaaacaaaaaaaaatatatacacgcggcaaaaaaataaaaaagctaCAAAACGAAATAACTCAGAACGGAAAAgcgaaaaaacaaaatagcgGAAAACGAAAggaaaattcttttttttttttaagaatatatatctaaatttAACAGCACTGGGAACAGCAGTTGTATGCTTGGTGAATAACTGAATAAGCGGTATACTTGGTACTTCAAGCTAGAGGGAAAAAGCAAACCGAACGCAGGAGCATGATTACGTGCGCACAAGGCGTAGGAACGCATATATGTTGGTATGTTAAACATAGTTGAAAGAGCATCAAGATTGGAGTATAACTCATCGGAAGGCAGCTACGTAGTATATTATAATCTTGCTTGGGCGAATAAGGAACTAATTCGGGATTAGAAGAAAGGATGACAACGGCGGTCGAGGAAATTAATAGTTTGTTGAATGAAAACGAGGATACACTAGTTAGTGAGTTACAAGGAAAGTATGactttataaattttaacgaaataaagaattacaaagagaaaaaatttcATCATGAATTAACATTAGAAATACAgaaatttgttaataataaaaatgtacatgttAAGGATAAatttcgtttattttttacatatttatctCCACTAATAAGTAAGTTGAAGAAGACTATATATGCAGAGTTGTTATACATGGTAACGGTTCAAATGGATACGACTTGGACAATAAACTATATAAaagaaacagaaaaaaatttagaaaatgaTAAGGATgctattataatatataggtGTATATTAATACTGAAATATATAGATGTAGGGGACTTTAAAAATTGTGAAGATGAAatagaaaatacaaaaaatatgttacaaGGGGTTATAGGACTAAATGTAGTAGcacataaattttataattttgctttaatgaattattataaaattttaaataaatcagATCTGTATGTTAAGTATgcacttttatatttagcaTATACACCATTAAACAATTTAGATGAAACGGAAATATTAgatataggtatatatatatgcatgcattCAATAATTAGTGAGGATGTATACAATATAGGGGAAATTATACAATTACCACTTATAAATGTgtgcataaaaaataatgaacaaaCGAATTGGCTCTATCAgctaatatacatatataatgaagGTAATATTGATTCCTTTAATCAACtagtacataaatatgaagcaaatataaaaaattcattattgaaagaatatgaaaaaagtatgttcaaaaaaattagacTTCTAGCATTAATGGATCTggcttttaaaaaaaagaaacaaagaTCAGATATATCCTTTGTAGAGATTGCTGAACATTGTAAAATTGATATAAAAGAAGTTGAGAAAATGTTAATTACAgctaaaagtaaaaatatattaacatgtaTAATTGATGAAATTGAACAATCTGTTAAAATAACGTGGGTAAAACCTAGAGTTcttaatgatgaaaaaattttttttatgaaagaGAGCATAGATAAGTGGATTAGTCATTCTAAGAGCCTCCTTACCTATATAGAGGACCTATCTGTAGAGTTGCTCATATCGTAGCTAGGTAGCGGCCCACCTTGTCACCAGCAAAGAAAATGTTGGAAAGGGAATACAGAAATGGAGAAGTAAAACGAAGCTGTAAAACGAAGATGTAAAACGAAGATGTAAAACGAAGCTGTAAAACGAAGATGTAAAACGAAGCTGTAAAACGAAGCTGTAAACGAAGCTGTAAAACGAAGCT
The window above is part of the Plasmodium malariae genome assembly, chromosome: 10 genome. Proteins encoded here:
- the PmUG01_10041600 gene encoding conserved Plasmodium protein, unknown function — its product is METGDSLHYDQESNIRANKIQKRSKKQIESLVYSLKKNIKKSEELINRANYFFPNDDMLDQILFNLCKCIPNDKDILEKTKRIKSYNSDIFLEFTDSDADSWSNDNRFDDVSLYDGRDKKIKSKNFIFKLEGENEKKEINKTNPSSCVEWLGFVNEANGYAAVKIFSPFIYQEYYTYVNRLVFFLFQKTKCLQIGDFLNNHKFLYITIPLYMKCKNKLCVKLSHIDVSKDSYI
- the RPN9 gene encoding 26S proteasome regulatory subunit RPN9, putative, with protein sequence MTTAVEEINSLLNENEDTLVSELQGKYDFINFNEIKNYKEKKFHHELTLEIQKFVNNKNVHVKDKFRLFFTYLSPLISKLKKTIYAELLYMVTVQMDTTWTINYIKETEKNLENDKDAIIIYRCILILKYIDVGDFKNCEDEIENTKNMLQGVIGLNVVAHKFYNFALMNYYKILNKSDLYVKYALLYLAYTPLNNLDETEILDIGIYICMHSIISEDVYNIGEIIQLPLINVCIKNNEQTNWLYQLIYIYNEGNIDSFNQLVHKYEANIKNSLLKEYEKSMFKKIRLLALMDLAFKKKKQRSDISFVEIAEHCKIDIKEVEKMLITAKSKNILTCIIDEIEQSVKITWVKPRVLNDEKIFFMKESIDKWISHSKSLLTYIEDLSVELLIS